A DNA window from Amycolatopsis sp. DSM 110486 contains the following coding sequences:
- a CDS encoding class I mannose-6-phosphate isomerase: MSTHLEPIRLPANQPPQFYRGGDAIAALRGATGTDSGPSKAKFGPEDWVGSVTTMFGQDTNGLTKLPSGVWLRDAVRENAEAWLGSAHVAKLGDSTGLLVKLLDAGQRLPVHFHPSDEFAKQHFDSHFGKTEAWIVVGTYGDDPRVYPGFKETVSKATVAEWTREQDAPTMLGALNSVAVQAGDTVYIPAGLPHAIGEGVFVVELQQPTDFSLTLEWRDFLASPEKGHLGIGFDTAIETLDTSGWDAERLTTIVKHTAEDKATSVDLLAAGSDEFFRADRVQLTGGSLAFDPSFSVLVVLDGAGTLRTEHGGEFSLAKGETYVVPFDAGQVEASGTLTAIRCRPPALEKR; this comes from the coding sequence GTGAGCACGCACCTCGAACCGATCCGGCTCCCGGCCAACCAGCCGCCGCAGTTCTACCGCGGTGGCGACGCGATCGCCGCGCTGCGCGGTGCCACCGGCACGGACTCCGGCCCTTCGAAGGCAAAGTTCGGCCCGGAGGACTGGGTCGGCTCCGTCACCACGATGTTCGGCCAGGACACCAACGGCCTCACGAAGCTCCCCAGCGGCGTCTGGCTGCGCGACGCCGTGCGCGAGAACGCCGAGGCGTGGCTGGGTTCCGCGCACGTCGCCAAGCTCGGCGACTCCACCGGCCTGCTGGTGAAGCTGCTCGACGCGGGCCAGCGGCTGCCCGTGCACTTCCACCCGTCCGACGAGTTCGCCAAGCAGCACTTCGACTCGCACTTCGGCAAGACCGAGGCGTGGATCGTGGTGGGCACCTACGGCGACGACCCGCGCGTGTACCCGGGGTTCAAGGAGACGGTGAGCAAGGCGACCGTCGCCGAGTGGACGCGCGAGCAGGACGCACCGACCATGCTGGGCGCGCTCAACAGCGTGGCAGTGCAGGCCGGCGACACCGTGTACATCCCGGCCGGGCTGCCGCACGCGATCGGCGAGGGCGTGTTCGTGGTGGAACTGCAGCAGCCCACCGACTTCTCGCTCACGCTGGAGTGGCGTGACTTCCTGGCCTCGCCGGAGAAGGGCCACCTCGGCATCGGCTTCGACACCGCGATCGAAACGCTCGACACGTCCGGCTGGGACGCCGAGCGGCTCACCACGATCGTGAAGCACACCGCCGAGGACAAGGCCACGTCGGTCGATCTGCTGGCCGCGGGTTCCGACGAGTTCTTCCGCGCCGACCGCGTGCAGCTGACCGGTGGCTCCCTGGCGTTCGACCCGTCGTTCTCCGTGCTCGTGGTGCTCGACGGTGCGGGCACGCTGCGCACCGAACACGGCGGCGAATTCTCCCTCGCCAAGGGCGAGACCTATGTGGTGCCGTTCGACGCCGGGCAGGTCGAGGCGTCGGGCACGCTCACCGCGATCCGCTGCCGCCCGCCCGCACTCGAGAAGAGGTAG
- a CDS encoding LacI family DNA-binding transcriptional regulator, with protein sequence MSDVARLAGVSIKTVSRVVNDEPAVHPDTAERVVAAIEQLGFRRNLGARNLRRGSTTGTIGLIVEDVGNPFYSELNRAVERIATSFGRHVLTGSSEENSDRERELALEFCARRVDGILVVPAGMQHGYLVPEMRAGTPVVFLDRPAGDIVADTVLVDNLGGTIDAVTHLVRHGHRRIAFLGDSPDIFTAAERLRGFREGCVRNGVSYDESLVVMRTPTPETIAHAVATLLTGPSAATAVIAGNNRVAVHLLRALAHADHRPAMVSFDDFELADLLDPPVTVVAHDVSALGHAAAELLFARIQGDQSAPRKVVLPVHLVARGSGEVAP encoded by the coding sequence ATGAGCGATGTGGCCCGGCTCGCCGGCGTCAGCATCAAAACCGTGTCCCGGGTGGTCAACGACGAGCCCGCGGTGCACCCCGACACCGCCGAGCGCGTGGTGGCGGCCATCGAGCAGCTCGGGTTCCGCCGCAACCTCGGCGCCCGCAACCTGCGTCGCGGCTCGACCACGGGCACGATCGGCCTCATCGTCGAAGACGTCGGCAACCCGTTCTACTCCGAGCTCAACCGCGCGGTGGAGCGCATCGCCACGTCGTTCGGCCGCCACGTGCTCACCGGTTCGTCGGAGGAGAACTCCGACCGCGAACGCGAGCTGGCGCTGGAGTTCTGCGCGCGCCGGGTCGACGGGATCCTCGTGGTCCCGGCCGGCATGCAGCACGGCTACCTCGTGCCGGAGATGCGCGCGGGCACGCCGGTGGTGTTCCTCGACCGCCCGGCCGGCGACATCGTGGCCGACACCGTGCTCGTCGACAACCTCGGCGGCACCATCGACGCGGTCACGCACCTGGTGCGGCACGGCCACCGCCGCATCGCGTTCCTCGGTGACAGCCCCGACATCTTCACCGCGGCCGAGCGTCTGCGCGGCTTCCGCGAGGGCTGCGTGCGCAACGGCGTCTCCTACGACGAGAGCCTCGTCGTGATGCGCACGCCGACGCCGGAGACGATCGCCCACGCCGTGGCGACGCTGCTGACGGGTCCCTCGGCCGCGACCGCGGTGATCGCGGGCAACAACCGCGTGGCCGTGCACCTGCTGCGCGCGCTGGCCCACGCCGATCACCGGCCCGCCATGGTGAGCTTCGACGACTTCGAGCTGGCGGACCTGCTGGACCCGCCGGTGACGGTCGTCGCACACGACGTCAGCGCCCTGGGGCACGCGGCGGCAGAGCTGCTGTTCGCGCGGATCCAGGGGGATCAGTCCGCACCCAGAAAGGTAGTCCTGCCCGTGCATCTCGTAGCCCGTGGTTCCGGTGAGGTCGCCCCGTGA
- a CDS encoding DUF3817 domain-containing protein, which yields MSSKAAIVFRVAAVAEALSWAGLLIGMFLKYVVHSSGEGGVPVIGMVHGVIFVLYVVISLSVAKPLGWRPKTLVLALLSSIPPLFTWIFEKWALRNGRLDGPQRLTHGGVGLFESRVPETVNA from the coding sequence GTGTCCAGCAAGGCCGCTATCGTGTTCCGCGTGGCCGCAGTCGCCGAAGCCCTGTCCTGGGCCGGTTTGCTGATCGGCATGTTTCTCAAGTACGTCGTGCACTCCTCCGGTGAGGGCGGCGTGCCCGTCATCGGCATGGTCCACGGCGTGATCTTCGTGCTCTACGTCGTGATCTCCCTGTCCGTCGCCAAGCCGCTCGGCTGGCGCCCGAAGACCCTGGTGCTCGCGCTGCTGTCCAGCATCCCGCCGCTGTTCACCTGGATCTTCGAGAAGTGGGCTCTGCGCAACGGCCGCCTCGACGGCCCGCAGCGCCTCACCCACGGCGGCGTCGGCCTGTTCGAGTCCCGCGTGCCGGAGACCGT
- a CDS encoding GH92 family glycosyl hydrolase, with protein MRSRTLAGAVALAVAAAGLTPVTASARPADALESVNTFIGTQDEGNTFPGASVPFGMTQVSPQTTHYAGYLYTDTAIRGFGHFFLSGAGCWEQGGLVSTLPTTGDVGPGAAFDTTKPATFDNANYAAAYTHDGEVGKPGYYKVHLTGYGGVDVETTASTRSGVERYTFDKSGPANVFVNVGQANAKEPVTGSSVRIVDDHTISGTVESQAFCGGKAYTTYFTTKFDKPFSGYGTWSPTGGTPSSKSSAGGAGLRGAWLTFPKGDQITATTSISQVDARGADVNLAASRVRPFDAVKADAQRTWRQELSSVDITGGTPDERTVFYTSLYHAFLQPLTANDADGRYYGFDKKIHRAIGWTYYDFFSLWDTYRSQNQLLALLKPDRARDIAKSILAIHEQGGWLPRWAYASQETNTMTGDPVTPFLVDLWRFGALKGDEVEAYEALLQNSQQIPPASSPFQGRSGNASYQADGFVQYDPNFPKKGQDTDPNHGASATLEYALGDCSLSAMAAALGKKQDAAALAAKGRTYQTLWDPTVTDRGFTGFFRPKVSGGDWFTPPGQPYSPESQDGFHEGTAWQYQWLVQQDVPGLMKEMGGADNTHQRLDDFFAYDDLVKDPAKTVREEWVVGPYSYYNQFRYNPNNEPDLHSPWMYTLTGQPWKTSAVVRAAHTLFTNAPNGVTGNDDLGTMSAWYVFSALGLYPAVPGTGNFVLNAPQFAKSVLHLQNGRSVTIKAPGADGAKLQYVRGLKVGDGWQARSSDKSYVSVEQLRRGTTLDFTLTADATQATWATSPSSAPPSPCAG; from the coding sequence ATGAGGAGCAGAACACTGGCGGGCGCGGTCGCGCTCGCCGTCGCGGCGGCCGGCCTCACGCCGGTGACCGCCTCGGCCAGACCGGCCGACGCGCTGGAGTCCGTGAACACGTTCATCGGCACGCAGGACGAGGGCAACACGTTCCCCGGCGCGTCCGTGCCCTTCGGCATGACGCAGGTGAGTCCGCAAACGACCCACTACGCCGGGTACCTCTACACCGACACCGCGATCCGCGGCTTCGGCCACTTCTTCCTCTCCGGCGCGGGCTGCTGGGAGCAGGGCGGCCTGGTGTCCACGCTGCCGACCACGGGCGACGTCGGTCCGGGAGCCGCGTTCGACACGACCAAGCCCGCCACGTTCGACAACGCCAACTACGCGGCGGCGTACACCCACGACGGCGAAGTCGGGAAACCCGGCTACTACAAGGTGCACCTGACCGGCTACGGCGGTGTCGACGTGGAGACCACGGCCTCGACCCGCAGCGGTGTCGAGCGCTACACGTTCGACAAGTCCGGTCCGGCCAACGTGTTCGTGAACGTCGGGCAGGCCAACGCCAAGGAACCCGTGACCGGCAGCAGCGTCCGGATCGTCGACGACCACACGATCTCCGGCACCGTCGAGTCGCAGGCCTTCTGCGGCGGCAAGGCCTACACGACGTACTTCACCACGAAGTTCGACAAGCCGTTCTCCGGCTACGGCACCTGGTCGCCGACCGGCGGCACGCCTTCGAGCAAGTCCTCGGCGGGCGGCGCGGGCCTGCGCGGCGCGTGGCTGACCTTCCCGAAGGGCGACCAGATCACCGCCACCACGTCGATCTCCCAGGTGGACGCCCGCGGCGCCGACGTGAACCTCGCCGCTTCGCGGGTGCGCCCGTTCGACGCAGTGAAGGCCGACGCCCAGCGCACGTGGCGCCAGGAACTGTCTAGTGTGGACATCACCGGCGGCACACCCGACGAGCGCACGGTGTTCTACACCTCGCTCTACCACGCGTTCCTGCAGCCGCTCACCGCGAACGACGCCGACGGCCGCTACTACGGCTTCGACAAGAAGATCCACCGCGCGATCGGCTGGACGTACTACGACTTCTTCTCGCTGTGGGACACCTACCGCAGCCAGAACCAGCTGCTCGCGCTGCTGAAGCCCGACCGGGCGCGCGACATCGCGAAGAGCATCCTCGCGATCCACGAACAGGGCGGCTGGCTGCCGCGGTGGGCGTACGCGAGCCAGGAGACCAACACCATGACCGGCGACCCGGTCACACCGTTCCTGGTCGACCTGTGGCGCTTCGGCGCGCTGAAGGGTGACGAAGTCGAGGCGTATGAGGCGCTGCTGCAGAACTCGCAGCAGATCCCGCCGGCGTCCTCGCCGTTCCAGGGCCGCTCGGGCAACGCGAGCTACCAGGCCGACGGGTTCGTGCAGTACGACCCGAACTTCCCGAAGAAGGGACAGGACACCGACCCGAACCACGGCGCTTCGGCCACGCTCGAGTACGCGCTGGGCGACTGCTCGCTCTCGGCCATGGCCGCGGCGCTGGGCAAGAAGCAGGACGCGGCGGCGTTGGCCGCCAAGGGCCGCACCTACCAGACGCTGTGGGACCCGACCGTGACCGACCGCGGCTTCACGGGCTTCTTCCGCCCGAAGGTCTCCGGCGGTGACTGGTTCACGCCGCCGGGCCAGCCGTACAGCCCCGAGAGTCAGGACGGTTTCCACGAGGGCACCGCGTGGCAGTACCAGTGGCTCGTGCAGCAGGACGTGCCCGGGCTGATGAAGGAGATGGGCGGCGCCGACAACACCCACCAGCGCCTCGACGACTTCTTCGCCTACGACGACCTCGTGAAGGACCCGGCGAAGACCGTCCGGGAGGAATGGGTCGTGGGGCCGTACTCCTACTACAACCAGTTCCGCTACAACCCCAACAACGAACCCGACCTGCACTCGCCGTGGATGTACACGCTCACCGGCCAGCCGTGGAAGACCTCCGCGGTGGTGCGCGCGGCCCACACGCTGTTCACGAACGCGCCCAACGGCGTCACGGGCAACGACGACCTCGGCACCATGTCGGCGTGGTACGTCTTCAGCGCGCTCGGTCTCTACCCGGCCGTTCCCGGTACCGGGAACTTCGTGCTGAACGCGCCGCAGTTCGCCAAGTCCGTGCTGCACCTGCAGAACGGGCGTTCGGTCACCATCAAGGCACCGGGTGCCGACGGGGCGAAGCTCCAGTACGTCCGCGGCCTGAAGGTGGGCGACGGGTGGCAGGCGCGGTCGTCCGACAAGTCCTACGTGAGCGTCGAGCAGCTGCGGCGCGGGACCACGCTGGACTTCACCCTGACCGCCGACGCTACGCAGGCCACGTGGGCAACATCACCTTCGTCGGCGCCGCCGTCACCTTGTGCCGGTTAG
- a CDS encoding ATP-binding cassette domain-containing protein, producing the protein MLLDADLTKHYGSVEALRGTSFQAHAGEVTALIGDNGVGKSTLVKCLSGAEHPTSGRILLDGSEVQFDSPVTARRLGIETVYQDLAVAPELDPAANLFLGREIHRKGFLGKIGMLDKAEMRRQAVEEFQRLGVTLQSTSVPIGSLSGIAVVLISHNMPEVLRLGKRVARFAGAATKLEDLVAAMTGALVQEEAA; encoded by the coding sequence ATCCTGCTGGACGCGGACCTCACGAAGCACTACGGCTCGGTGGAAGCGCTTCGCGGCACTTCCTTCCAGGCCCACGCGGGTGAGGTCACGGCCCTGATCGGCGACAACGGTGTCGGCAAGTCGACGCTCGTGAAGTGCCTTTCCGGCGCCGAGCATCCGACGTCCGGCAGGATCCTGCTCGACGGCTCCGAGGTTCAGTTCGACTCCCCCGTGACCGCGCGGCGGCTCGGGATCGAGACCGTGTACCAAGACCTGGCCGTCGCACCCGAACTGGATCCGGCGGCGAACTTGTTCCTGGGCCGCGAAATCCACCGCAAGGGTTTCCTCGGCAAGATCGGCATGCTCGACAAGGCCGAGATGCGCCGCCAGGCCGTGGAGGAGTTCCAGCGGCTCGGTGTGACGCTGCAGAGCACCTCCGTGCCCATCGGCTCGCTGTCGGGCATCGCCGTGGTGCTGATCAGCCACAACATGCCCGAGGTGCTGCGGCTGGGCAAGCGCGTGGCCCGGTTCGCAGGGGCGGCCACGAAGCTCGAAGACCTCGTGGCGGCGATGACCGGCGCCCTCGTTCAGGAGGAGGCCGCGTGA
- a CDS encoding GH92 family glycosyl hydrolase, whose amino-acid sequence MAMARARWRAGLIFLATAVVAAVAPATAAVAAKAPDTDFAKWVNPFVGTRPGGEDQGTGGGAGNTFPGAVAPFGMVQWSPDTVKSQPGGYFYDDNALTGFSLTHLSGAGCSTYEDIPFIPYVGEVSTSPATDPGHYTSKFSHDNEHATAGEYDVTLDSGAKVELSATQRTGSARLTYPAGASSTLLVNTSGSVNGTDDASITIGKDTISGWATSGRFCGAQNTYRVYFSAKFDTPFASIGTWKNGAVTPGKTSETGGAKAKVAQPNGVNAAIARPAKAKTQDTTVSGPGSGGYVTFANLNGAQVNVQVGLSFVSVDGAKANLKAENNGKKSFDQIAAGTRKAWNDQLGKVAVSGGADADMTTFYTSLYHSLIQPNVFSDVDGSYPGFDGRIHKADKGHAMYTNFSGWDIYRSEIPLLATIDPAQTSDIVRSMMAYAEQGGSWDRWTVANDYTGVMNGDPYHIIVSSAYAFGARDFDAQKALLLMIKGATQPTQGYTERPGLADYMRLGYVPGAGADTLEYTSADFAIAQFAKRLGDSATYTTFMKRAQNWQNLYNPGTGHLQPRNADGSFAGTYDPASSQGWVEGNGAQYEWMVPYDLGGVVSAFGGDTATQSRLDTFFTQLNAGTQEPFAFMGNEPNSNAPYVYSYAGAPAKTQAIVHRSMDELYNPRPEGLIGNDDLGQMSAWYVWSALGVYPEIPGRAEVLLSTPRFENAVLTTGAGKKITINAPGTGDYVGSLKVNGGAASKSWLPEALISTGGTLDFTRSATATQWGAAAADAPPSFREQEKPSLAFANPARVVTPAGSTATASVGVQDLSGTAKTWTYTAGSADGITLSPASGSVAVPANGKAQATVNVTVPAGTADGARRIPVTFSAPGLASTEAVLTVLVAQPGSWLATVDNAGISPDSDSTKANFDGGGWSYSADALAAAGAKPGGTVTSDGLNFTWPSFPAGDPDNVVANGQKVTVTGSGRLALLGAGSNGNAQGTLTITYTDGTMSTATVGVSDWTLGGGAAQPSFGNRIVLSTPYRNASGTDPQQIRTMVFGTAPITLDAGKTVASVTLPSNVSGGAMHVFAIAVG is encoded by the coding sequence ATGGCGATGGCGCGAGCGCGCTGGAGAGCCGGACTGATCTTCCTGGCCACGGCGGTGGTGGCGGCGGTCGCGCCGGCCACCGCGGCGGTGGCCGCGAAAGCCCCGGACACTGATTTCGCGAAGTGGGTGAATCCCTTCGTCGGCACCCGGCCGGGCGGTGAGGACCAGGGCACGGGTGGCGGTGCCGGCAACACGTTCCCGGGCGCGGTGGCGCCGTTCGGGATGGTGCAGTGGAGCCCGGACACGGTGAAGTCGCAGCCGGGCGGCTACTTCTACGACGACAACGCCCTCACGGGCTTCAGCCTCACGCACCTCTCGGGTGCGGGCTGCTCGACGTACGAGGACATCCCCTTCATCCCGTACGTCGGCGAGGTCAGCACCTCGCCCGCGACGGACCCGGGCCACTACACGTCGAAGTTCAGCCACGACAACGAGCACGCCACCGCGGGCGAGTACGACGTCACCCTCGACAGCGGCGCGAAGGTCGAGCTGAGCGCGACGCAGCGCACCGGCTCCGCGCGCCTGACCTACCCCGCCGGCGCGTCCTCGACGCTGCTGGTCAACACGTCCGGCTCGGTCAACGGCACCGACGACGCGTCGATCACCATCGGCAAGGACACCATCAGCGGCTGGGCGACCAGCGGCCGCTTCTGCGGCGCGCAGAACACCTACCGCGTGTACTTCTCCGCGAAATTCGACACCCCGTTCGCCTCGATCGGCACGTGGAAGAACGGCGCGGTGACGCCCGGCAAAACCTCGGAGACCGGCGGAGCCAAGGCGAAGGTGGCGCAGCCCAACGGCGTGAACGCCGCCATCGCGCGCCCGGCCAAGGCCAAGACGCAGGACACCACCGTGAGCGGCCCCGGCAGCGGCGGATACGTGACCTTCGCGAACCTCAACGGCGCGCAGGTCAACGTGCAGGTCGGCCTGTCGTTCGTGTCCGTGGACGGCGCGAAGGCGAACCTGAAGGCCGAGAACAACGGCAAGAAGTCGTTCGACCAGATCGCGGCCGGCACGCGCAAGGCGTGGAACGACCAGCTCGGCAAGGTCGCCGTGAGCGGCGGCGCCGACGCGGACATGACCACGTTCTACACGTCGCTGTACCACTCGCTGATCCAGCCGAACGTGTTCTCCGATGTGGACGGTTCCTACCCGGGCTTCGACGGCCGGATCCACAAGGCCGACAAGGGCCACGCGATGTACACCAACTTCAGCGGCTGGGACATCTACCGCTCGGAGATCCCGCTGCTGGCCACGATCGACCCGGCCCAGACGTCGGACATCGTGCGCTCGATGATGGCCTACGCCGAGCAGGGCGGCTCGTGGGACCGCTGGACCGTGGCCAACGACTACACCGGCGTGATGAACGGCGACCCTTACCACATCATCGTCTCCAGCGCGTACGCCTTCGGCGCGCGTGACTTCGACGCCCAGAAGGCGTTGCTGCTGATGATCAAGGGCGCCACGCAGCCCACCCAGGGCTACACCGAGCGTCCCGGCCTCGCGGACTACATGCGTCTCGGCTACGTCCCCGGCGCCGGCGCGGACACGCTCGAGTACACCAGCGCCGACTTCGCCATCGCGCAGTTCGCGAAGCGCCTCGGCGACAGCGCCACGTACACCACGTTCATGAAGCGCGCGCAGAACTGGCAGAACCTCTACAACCCGGGCACCGGCCACCTGCAGCCGCGCAACGCCGACGGCTCCTTCGCCGGCACGTACGACCCGGCCAGCTCGCAGGGGTGGGTCGAGGGCAACGGCGCGCAGTACGAGTGGATGGTTCCCTACGACCTCGGCGGCGTCGTCTCGGCGTTCGGCGGCGACACGGCGACCCAGTCGCGGCTCGACACCTTCTTCACGCAGCTGAACGCGGGCACGCAGGAGCCGTTCGCCTTCATGGGCAACGAGCCGAACTCCAACGCGCCCTACGTCTACTCCTACGCGGGTGCCCCGGCCAAGACTCAGGCCATCGTGCACCGGTCGATGGACGAGCTCTACAACCCGCGTCCCGAGGGCCTGATCGGCAACGACGACCTCGGCCAGATGTCTGCCTGGTACGTGTGGTCCGCGCTGGGCGTCTACCCGGAGATCCCGGGCCGCGCCGAGGTGCTGCTGTCCACGCCGCGGTTCGAAAACGCCGTGCTCACGACCGGCGCGGGCAAGAAGATCACGATCAACGCGCCCGGCACCGGTGACTACGTCGGCTCGTTGAAGGTCAACGGTGGCGCGGCCTCGAAGTCGTGGCTGCCCGAGGCCCTGATCTCGACCGGCGGCACGCTCGACTTCACCCGCTCGGCCACGGCCACCCAGTGGGGTGCCGCGGCGGCCGACGCCCCGCCGTCGTTCCGCGAGCAGGAGAAGCCGAGCCTGGCGTTCGCCAACCCGGCCCGCGTGGTGACCCCGGCGGGCTCGACCGCGACGGCGAGCGTCGGAGTGCAGGACCTGTCCGGCACCGCGAAGACGTGGACCTACACCGCGGGTAGCGCCGACGGCATCACTCTCTCGCCCGCGTCGGGCTCGGTCGCCGTGCCCGCCAACGGCAAGGCACAGGCCACGGTCAACGTGACCGTTCCCGCGGGCACCGCCGACGGCGCCCGCCGCATCCCGGTCACGTTCTCCGCGCCGGGACTGGCGAGCACCGAGGCCGTGCTCACGGTGCTCGTGGCGCAGCCGGGCAGCTGGCTGGCCACAGTGGACAACGCCGGCATCTCGCCCGACTCCGACTCGACCAAGGCCAACTTCGACGGCGGTGGCTGGAGCTACTCGGCCGACGCGCTGGCCGCGGCCGGAGCCAAGCCGGGCGGCACGGTGACGAGTGACGGCCTCAACTTCACATGGCCGTCGTTCCCGGCGGGCGACCCGGACAACGTGGTGGCCAACGGCCAGAAGGTGACCGTGACCGGCTCGGGCCGGCTCGCGCTGCTCGGCGCCGGCTCCAACGGCAACGCGCAGGGCACGCTCACCATCACCTACACCGACGGCACCATGTCCACCGCCACGGTCGGCGTGTCCGACTGGACGCTGGGCGGCGGCGCCGCGCAGCCGTCGTTCGGCAACCGGATCGTGCTGTCCACGCCGTACCGCAACGCTTCGGGCACCGACCCGCAGCAGATTCGCACGATGGTGTTCGGCACCGCGCCGATCACCCTCGACGCCGGTAAGACGGTGGCGAGCGTGACGTTGCCGTCGAACGTCAGCGGTGGCGCGATGCACGTCTTCGCCATCGCCGTCGGCTGA